Proteins from a single region of Hordeum vulgare subsp. vulgare chromosome 6H, MorexV3_pseudomolecules_assembly, whole genome shotgun sequence:
- the LOC123404715 gene encoding gallate 1-beta-glucosyltransferase 84A23-like, protein MGEEAPAAVTAAAAATSSAPHLLLICFPGQGHVNPMLRLAKRFAAKGLLVTFSSTSYVGGKITASSGVEAGGDGVPLGRGRIRFEFLDDDFDGNELDALMRHLETSGPVAFAELLRRQEAAGRPVTCVVGNPFLPWAVDVAHDAGIPTAVLWVQSCAVFSLYYHHVHGLVEFPPEDDLDARVKLPGLPALSVADVPSFLLPSNPYKLLTEAILKQFRTIHKASWVFVNSFAELEADVVDALPGVSPPPPPLIPVGPLVELEEEGAVRGDMIKSADDCVGWLDAQAPRSVVYASLGSVVVLSAEELAEMAHGLAFTGRPFLWVVRPDCSAMLPEGYLDSVAGRGMVVPWSPQDLVLAHPSTACFLTHCGWNSTLETLAAGLPVVAFPQWGDQCTDAKYLVEEFKMGVRIGAPLGRDAVRDAVEDAVAGPDASAMLENARAWSAAARTAVAPGGSSDRHVQAFVDEVVARASGARADKEPVAGEQQGFGSSSIR, encoded by the coding sequence ATGGGCGAGGAAGCCCCGGCCGCGGtcaccgcggcggcggcggcgacgtcgTCGGCGCCCCACTTGCTCCTCATATGCTTCCCGGGGCAGGGCCACGTCAACCCCATGCTCCGCCTCGCCAAGCGCTTCGCGGCCAAGGGTCTcctggtcaccttctcctcgacctCGTATGTTGGAGGCAAGATCACGGCCTCGTCCGGGGTGGAGGCTGGAGGCGACGGCGTGCCGCTCGGCCGCGGCCGCATAAGGTTCGAGTTCTTGGACGACGATTTCGACGGGAACGAGCTCGACGCCCTGATGCGGCACCTGGAGACGTCCGGCCCGGTGGCGTTCGCGGAGCTGCTGAGGCGCCAGGAGGCGGCGGGGCGACCGGTGACGTGCGTCGTCGGGAACCCGTTCCTCCCGTGGGCGGTCGACGTCGCCCACGACGCCGGCATACCCACGGCGGTGCTGTGGGTGCAGTCGTGCGCCGTGTTCTCGCTCTACTACCACCACGTGCACGGGCTCGTGGAGTTCCCGCCCGAGGACGACCTGGACGCGCGGGTCAAGCTCCCGGGGCTCCCGGCGCTGTCCGTCGCCGACGTGCCGTCGTTCCTGCTGCCGTCGAACCCCTACAAGCTCCTCACCGAGGCGATACTGAAGCAGTTCCGCACCATCCACAAGGCGTCGTGGGTGTTCGTCAACTCCTTCGCTGAGCTGGAGGCCGACGTGGTGGACGCGCTCCCGGGcgtctcgccgccgccgccgccgctcatcCCCGTGGGCCCGCTCGTCGagctggaggaggagggcgcCGTGCGCGGCGACATGATCAAGTCGGCAGACGACTGCGTGGGGTGGCTGGACGCGCAGGCGCCGCGCTCCGTCGTGTACGCGTCGCTCGGCAGCGTCGTGGTGCTGTCCGCCGAGGAGCTGGCCGAGATGGCGCACGGGCTCGCGTTCACCGGCCGCCCCTTCCTGTGGGTGGTTCGGCCGGACTGCAGCGCGATGCTCCCGGAGGGGTACCTGGACTCCGTCGCCGGGCGCGGCATGGTGGTGCCATGGAGCCCGCAGGACCTGGTGCTCGCGCACCCGTCCACGGCCTGCTTCCTCACGCACTGTGGCTGGAACTCCACGCTGGAGACGCTCGCGGCGGGGCTGCCGGTGGTGGCGTTCCCGCAGTGGGGCGACCAGTGCACGGACGCCAAGTACCTCGTGGAGGAGTTCAAGATGGGCGTGCGCATCGGCGCGCCGCTGGGACGTGACGCCGTGCGCGACGCCGTGGAGGACGCCGTGGCCGGGCCGGACGCCAGCGCGATGCTCGAGAACGCCAGGGCGTGGAGCGCGGCGGCGAGGACAGCCGTAGCGCCCGGCGGGTCGTCGGACCGCCACGTGCAGGCGTTCGTAGACGAGGTGGTGGCGCGAGCCAGCGGCGCGCGGGCAGATAAGGAACCCGTGGCTGGGGAGCAGCAAGGTTTCGGTTCATCTTCCATACGTTGA